One genomic segment of uncultured Desulfobacter sp. includes these proteins:
- a CDS encoding methyl-accepting chemotaxis protein codes for MSAIMNSIRLKKIGRMTLKLKLIIAFVFLIVMLFVSGGGGLLYIGRIQTNVTNLTETAEPLLSISSSLNEKMQKANTGLLALLRTIDSQAIEQQSKGLEQIENEFNMDLDHLHQVISYGNIRELKIDTLIKAEKIFFKKIFDAVLLHQLNLKKNIEIDQRHDQFENKQGTIDGKLTQILNQAKASISEKEDKGKTLALSGDAAIDDMAELLEELLNQDYYLVDGCTSLRNYLSQISETVGLYTAQSDVGKLPDVLKKYKKLEKKFKKRLKRLKSRLKTDELKKLHKEISQEFTDLNSGLSGGGGLFEIHSEILNLLDSIRATQDSLQTASRNFQSILHDVSVEAGKINEHARSQTNNVVNTAQNNIIVLVGVVTIIGIILSVFLIRAIIIPIYNVKERIRDIAEGEGDLTARIKIRRNDEIGELSSWFNTLMEKLHEIVKSIALNAATLNTSSSDLYNLSDDMAQGANNVSARSATVAAAAEQMSSTMNSVAVSAKESSDNIIMISESAEQMISTINEIAQHTEKTRGASNQAVVQAETASGNIEQLRLSAQEIGKVVESITDISEQTNLLALNATIEAARAGEQGKGFAVVAGEIKGLAQQTANATMEIKEKIVGIQNSTHDTVSEIKGVSSAIDSVNDMIDSVSAAVEEQSATSKEIAENVSLAAQKIQYVSDNVAQSSLGATEIAKDIDDVNKSSSEMKNNASKLQNSADSLNQLSDTIKQTVDQFKIL; via the coding sequence ATGTCTGCAATCATGAATTCTATACGTTTGAAAAAAATTGGCCGAATGACATTAAAATTAAAACTTATCATAGCATTTGTTTTTTTAATTGTTATGCTTTTTGTTTCAGGTGGCGGAGGCCTTTTATATATTGGCCGCATTCAAACAAACGTTACGAATCTCACAGAAACAGCTGAACCGTTACTCAGCATATCCAGCTCTTTAAATGAGAAAATGCAGAAAGCCAACACAGGACTTCTGGCCCTGTTAAGGACCATTGATTCGCAGGCCATTGAACAACAGTCAAAAGGGCTGGAACAAATAGAGAACGAGTTTAATATGGACTTGGATCATTTACATCAGGTGATCTCTTACGGGAACATAAGAGAGTTGAAAATTGACACCTTGATAAAAGCTGAAAAAATATTTTTTAAAAAAATATTTGACGCTGTTTTACTCCACCAGTTAAACTTAAAAAAAAATATAGAAATCGACCAACGGCACGATCAGTTTGAAAATAAGCAGGGTACCATAGATGGAAAACTAACACAGATTCTCAATCAAGCAAAAGCATCTATAAGTGAAAAGGAAGACAAGGGCAAAACACTTGCCCTATCTGGTGATGCAGCCATTGATGATATGGCTGAATTACTGGAAGAATTGTTAAACCAGGATTATTATCTGGTGGATGGCTGTACCAGTCTGAGAAACTATCTTTCTCAAATATCTGAAACTGTAGGATTGTACACGGCTCAATCCGATGTCGGAAAATTGCCTGATGTACTTAAAAAATACAAGAAGCTGGAGAAAAAGTTTAAAAAACGGCTTAAACGACTAAAAAGCCGGCTTAAAACCGATGAGCTAAAAAAACTGCACAAAGAAATATCTCAGGAGTTTACAGACTTAAATTCAGGACTATCTGGTGGCGGTGGATTGTTCGAAATACACAGCGAGATCCTTAACCTACTTGACTCAATAAGAGCAACACAGGATAGCCTCCAAACAGCAAGCAGAAATTTTCAATCCATCCTTCATGATGTCTCGGTTGAGGCAGGTAAAATTAATGAACACGCACGGTCACAAACCAACAATGTTGTAAATACAGCCCAAAATAATATAATTGTGCTGGTTGGCGTTGTAACGATCATTGGAATAATTTTAAGTGTGTTTCTTATTCGTGCTATTATAATTCCTATCTACAATGTGAAAGAGAGGATCAGGGATATTGCTGAAGGTGAGGGAGACCTCACTGCACGTATTAAAATTCGTAGAAATGATGAAATTGGGGAATTATCCTCGTGGTTTAATACACTCATGGAAAAACTGCATGAAATCGTTAAAAGCATAGCTCTGAATGCAGCAACGTTAAATACATCATCCTCAGATCTTTATAACTTGTCAGATGACATGGCTCAAGGTGCAAATAATGTGTCTGCCCGATCGGCTACTGTTGCTGCTGCTGCCGAGCAAATGAGTTCAACTATGAATTCAGTTGCAGTTTCTGCCAAAGAATCTTCTGACAACATAATTATGATCTCTGAGTCTGCAGAGCAAATGATATCAACAATCAATGAGATTGCACAGCATACAGAAAAAACTCGAGGTGCAAGCAATCAAGCTGTTGTTCAGGCAGAAACAGCATCAGGTAACATTGAACAGTTGAGGCTGTCTGCCCAGGAAATAGGCAAAGTTGTTGAGTCCATCACCGATATTTCTGAACAGACCAATCTTTTGGCTTTGAATGCAACAATTGAAGCAGCGAGAGCTGGAGAACAAGGCAAAGGCTTTGCGGTTGTTGCAGGTGAAATTAAAGGATTGGCGCAACAAACGGCAAATGCGACTATGGAGATTAAAGAAAAAATAGTAGGAATTCAAAATTCAACCCATGATACCGTTTCGGAAATAAAAGGGGTGAGCAGTGCCATTGACAGTGTTAATGACATGATAGATAGTGTCAGTGCTGCTGTTGAAGAGCAGTCTGCAACCAGCAAAGAAATCGCTGAAAACGTTTCACTGGCTGCTCAAAAAATTCAATATGTCAGCGATAATGTTGCCCAGAGTTCATTAGGCGCTACAGAGATAGCAAAAGATATTGATGATGTAAATAAATCATCAAGTGAAATGAAAAATAACGCATCGAAACTCCAAAATAGTGCAGATAGTCTAAACCAATTATCAGATACAATAAAACAGACAGTTGATCAATTTAAAATTTTATAA